The Psychrobacillus sp. FSL K6-2836 nucleotide sequence AATTGGTCATGAATAATTAAAGCGTTTTTTCGTGTACCCTCTAACTCAAACCCAAGCTTCTTATAGAGTTTTTGTGCATTAATATTTTCTTTAATAACAGTAAGTTCAAGCTTAGAAATGCCAGATCCTTTTGCCCACTTTTCTCCTTGAAGCATTAGAGAAGATGCAATTCCCTTCTTAGAAAAATCTTGCTTGACCCCAATAACTACAGATGCCCTATGTACAGCACGTGGAGCTGGGCCTCCAATAAACTGTACATAGCCTGCATATTGGCCGTTCATAATAGCTAAAAGCAAAATAGAGTTAGGTGAAGTTTTCCATGTATTCATGCTTTTGCGGATACTTTGAACTGTTAATTGTCTATCAGATTTTCCGAATAACATAAAATCTGTTTCTGCAAAAATAGTTTCCTGTAAGTTTATAAAAGGACGAGCATCCTCTAAATCCGCTTCCCGAATAATAAGAATGTCTTGATTGTTATTATCATCAGATTTACGTTCATCGGTCTCATGTAAAACACTGTGAAAATGAATTGCTTTTCCAAGATCAACCCTTTTTACGGAATAACCTGAATCTGTCCATGCAAAATAATGAAGTGCAGGTGGCTTCGTTTTTTTCCACCAACTACTACTTAAATAAGCGGCATTAGGAAGAACATGCCCAATAATTGCTTCGATTTCAACGTATGTTAATATAATTTCTTTATTAGTCGATTGTTTAAAAAAGTCAGCCAGTGGGATGTATTTGCTCTCGGAATTTTTGGGCATTAGACATATTCACTCATTTCTTCTCAAGGTATGAAATATATCCTAATTATAACATTATTGTTGATAAATAAACATAACTTAAAATCTATCCAACAGTAAAATTATTCCAAAACAAAAAGCATTACCTCATATAGAAGTAACACTTTTCATAAAAATGATTAAGCTTTTACTAATTCTAATTGCATTGCCGGTCCGAAGAATTCGAAATGAATATTTTCATTTGGAACTCCTAGCTCTAATAAGTGATTGATCATTGCTTCCATAAATCCTGCTGGACCACATACATAAACATCGCCGTTTACAATAGCATGTTCTTTTAGAACATCTTTCGTGATAAAGCCATCGCCACTTTCAGAGTATAGCGATACATATTTTGCATCATCCATGTTTTCCATCAAAGAGCGAATATCTTTATCAAATGGATGTAAGCTTTCGTTACGGGCACTATAGATAAAGGATACTGAACGACTCGGATTGTTTTTCGCAATCGTCTCGAACATACTCATCATCGGTGTGATTCCAACACCACCACTTACGAAAGTGACTGGTGTAGCTTTTGATGGATCTAATATGAAATCTCCAGCTGGTGCAGTAAGCTCTACTTTGTCCCCAACATTCACATTATTGTGAAGATGAACCGATACTTTACCTTCCGGGTTATTTTCGTCTTCTTTTTTCACAGAAATACGGAATGATTCACTATCTGTCGCTTTGGATAAGCTATATTGTCTATTCATCAAATACTTTTCTCCTGGAAGACTTACACGAATAGTGATAAATTGACCAGGCTCATAAGATGGTAATACAGAGCCATCAGCAGGTTTCAAATAGAATGAAGTGATATTATCGCTTTCTTTTACTTTGTCAGCAATAACAAAATCCTTGAAGAATCTCCAACCTCCTTGTTTAGATTCAGTTGCAGTATACATTTCTTCCTCAATGCCGATAAATGCAGCTGCAATAACTCCATAAGCCTCTGCCCAAGCATTGATAATATCATCCGTTGCTGCATCCCCTAGTACCTCTTTAATAGCACCAAGTAAAAATTCTCCAACAATTGGATAATGTTCAGGTTTAATACCTAAACTCACATGTTTTTGACCAATCTGTTTTACTACAGGAATGATTGCTGCAAGATTATCAATATGAACAGCAGCAGCGTACACTGTGTTCGCTAAAGCAGTTTGTTGACGGCCTTTTGCTTGGTTGGCATGATTGAATATATTTAATAGTTCTGGATGAGCTTCAAACATATTTTTGTAAAAAGCAGTAGTAATAGCTACACCGTGTACTTCTAAAACTGGTGCTGTAGATTTGACGATATCAATTGTTTGTTGAGATAACATTTATAAACACGTCCTTTTCTTTTGATTACAAACACAATATACTCCTGATAAATTTTAAAAGCAATATATAAAATACATCTTTAATAAATCAGACACATTTATACCACAATGTTGTCAAAATAGTTATAATGATATGGAAGAATGGCGGTGGCAATATGAGAATGACTATGTATACAGATTTCTCACTTCGCGTGTTAATATACCTTGGAGCACAAGAAAAAGAAAAACTTTCTACGATTCAGGCTATATCAGATGCTTATGGAATATCCAAAAACCATCTGATGAAAGTAACCCATGAGCTTGGGAAACTAGGTTATATAGATACGGTTAGAGGAAGAGGCGGCGGTATCCGTTTAGCAATGGAGCCAGAAGCTATAAATATAGGACAGGTTGTAAGACATACCGAAGACGACTTTCATCTTGTTGAATGCTTTGATTGTCAGACGAATAGTTGTGCTATTACATCAGTTTGTGGATTACGAGCAGCATTACGCTTAGCACTGAATGCCTATCTACAGGTGTTAGATGGATATACACTGTCAGATTTCTTACATCAAAAGCATAAATTAGCGGATTTACTTTTCAATGACACTCAAGATGTATGATAGAATATAGTCGGAAATAGATTTTAGGAGGATTATTCATGGAAAAAGTACTCGTTTTTGGTCACAAAAACCCTGATACAGACACAATTACATCTGCTATCGTTTATGCACACTTAAAAAATCAGATCGGTGTGGAA carries:
- a CDS encoding GNAT family N-acetyltransferase — encoded protein: MPKNSESKYIPLADFFKQSTNKEIILTYVEIEAIIGHVLPNAAYLSSSWWKKTKPPALHYFAWTDSGYSVKRVDLGKAIHFHSVLHETDERKSDDNNNQDILIIREADLEDARPFINLQETIFAETDFMLFGKSDRQLTVQSIRKSMNTWKTSPNSILLLAIMNGQYAGYVQFIGGPAPRAVHRASVVIGVKQDFSKKGIASSLMLQGEKWAKGSGISKLELTVIKENINAQKLYKKLGFELEGTRKNALIIHDQFVDEYYMGKQI
- the hmpA gene encoding NO-inducible flavohemoprotein, translated to MLSQQTIDIVKSTAPVLEVHGVAITTAFYKNMFEAHPELLNIFNHANQAKGRQQTALANTVYAAAVHIDNLAAIIPVVKQIGQKHVSLGIKPEHYPIVGEFLLGAIKEVLGDAATDDIINAWAEAYGVIAAAFIGIEEEMYTATESKQGGWRFFKDFVIADKVKESDNITSFYLKPADGSVLPSYEPGQFITIRVSLPGEKYLMNRQYSLSKATDSESFRISVKKEDENNPEGKVSVHLHNNVNVGDKVELTAPAGDFILDPSKATPVTFVSGGVGITPMMSMFETIAKNNPSRSVSFIYSARNESLHPFDKDIRSLMENMDDAKYVSLYSESGDGFITKDVLKEHAIVNGDVYVCGPAGFMEAMINHLLELGVPNENIHFEFFGPAMQLELVKA
- a CDS encoding RrF2 family transcriptional regulator, which translates into the protein MRMTMYTDFSLRVLIYLGAQEKEKLSTIQAISDAYGISKNHLMKVTHELGKLGYIDTVRGRGGGIRLAMEPEAINIGQVVRHTEDDFHLVECFDCQTNSCAITSVCGLRAALRLALNAYLQVLDGYTLSDFLHQKHKLADLLFNDTQDV